A single genomic interval of Mustela nigripes isolate SB6536 chromosome 7, MUSNIG.SB6536, whole genome shotgun sequence harbors:
- the GINS1 gene encoding DNA replication complex GINS protein PSF1, giving the protein MFCEKAMELVRELHRAPEGQLPAFNEDGLRQVLEEMKALYEQNQSDVNEVKSGGQSDLISTIKFRHCSLLRNRRCAVAYLYDRLLRIRALRWEYGSVLPNALRFHMSAEEMEWFNHYKKSLAIYMKSLGGDEGLDITQDMKPPKSLYIEVRCLKDYGEFEVDDGTSVLLKKNSQHFLPRWKCEQLVRQGILEHVLS; this is encoded by the exons ATGTTCTGCGAAAAGGCCATGGAGCTGGTCCGCGAGCTGCATCGCGCGCCAGAAGGGCAGCTGCCCGCCTTCAAT gaGGATGGACTCAGGCAAGTTCTGGAGGAGATGAAAGCTTTATATGAACAAAACCAGTCAGATGT GAATGAAGTAAAGTCGGGTGGACAAAGTGACTTGATATCAACCATCAAGTTTCGACACTGTTCTTTGTTAAGAAATCGACGCTGTGCTGTAGCATACCT GTATGACCGATTGCTTCGGATCAGAGCACTCAGGTGGGAGTATGGCAGCGTCCTGCCCAATGCCTTACGATTTCACATGTCTGCTGAAGAA ATGGAGTGGTTCAATCATTATAAAAAATCCCTTGCTATCTATATGAAGTCACTGGGAGGAGATGAAGGTTTGGACATCACACAGGATATGAAACCTCCGAAAAGCCTATATATCGAG gtgcGGTGTCTAAAAGACTATGGAGAATTTGAAGTTGATGATGGTACTTCagtcctgttaaaaaaaaatagtcag CACTTTTTACCCCGGTGGAAGTGTGAGCAGCTGGTTAGACAGGGCATTCTGGAGCATGTGCTGTCCTGA